Proteins from a genomic interval of Neisseria arctica:
- the lptC gene encoding LPS export ABC transporter periplasmic protein LptC — MIKKWRGGWLFPLVLALGLGVLSAWLGRISELDIEEVALNPNEPQYSMSGIDGRRFDETGRLKENLSARKAWQLPKSDDVYFAEPNLVLYGESGRLYDVNSSEARYNTENRQVVFEKNVVLTKAAEAGRPAGILKTSSLTVDTQNENAYTDAAVVYQYGQSQGTAQGVQYNHQKGFLNLPSRVKAIIYDPKNP; from the coding sequence ATGATAAAAAAATGGCGAGGCGGTTGGCTGTTTCCGCTGGTTTTGGCACTCGGTTTAGGAGTGTTGAGCGCCTGGTTGGGGCGTATTAGCGAGCTGGATATTGAAGAGGTGGCATTGAATCCGAACGAACCCCAATACTCTATGAGTGGTATTGATGGCCGTCGCTTTGATGAAACCGGCCGTCTGAAAGAGAATCTCAGTGCGAGAAAGGCTTGGCAGTTGCCTAAAAGTGATGATGTTTATTTTGCCGAACCAAATTTGGTGTTATACGGAGAAAGTGGGAGACTGTATGATGTAAATAGCAGTGAAGCCCGCTACAATACAGAAAACCGCCAAGTGGTTTTTGAAAAAAACGTGGTGTTGACCAAAGCGGCTGAAGCGGGACGTCCGGCCGGAATCTTGAAAACATCGAGTTTGACCGTAGATACCCAAAATGAAAATGCTTATACCGATGCAGCGGTTGTGTACCAATACGGACAATCGCAAGGTACGGCACAAGGTGTGCAATACAATCATCAAAAAGGTTTCCTAAATTTACCCTCGAGAGTGAAAGCCATTATTTATGACCCGAAAAATCCTTAA
- the aceK gene encoding bifunctional isocitrate dehydrogenase kinase/phosphatase — protein sequence MTRQQLSQLQGRAVAETMLAGFNKHYRLYREVTAKAKAFFEERNWRGIQDLVATRIQMYDQRVSEAVDTLRREHAANALSDEVWAAAKTEYIALLVNHKQPELAETFFNSVSTRLLSKEYYNNQFIFVKPATSTEYIDSDPPTFSSFYPSKQGLRGCMRDILFHFGWNVPFAHIGKDISNILRAAKRHFQTDWPPEEMNLHVQVLNSPFYRNKGAYIFGQIINGSVRHPFALAVLHNANGKLIVDTALFDPKQIAVLFSFARAYFLVDMPVPSGYVRFLHNMLPVRSIGDLYTMVGLHKQGKNIWWREFTQHLQYSHDQFILAPGVKGLVMTVFTLPSFPYVFKVIKDKFGPNKDFDREYVRQKYLLVKKHDRVGRMTDILEFSNVPLPKNRCSEEFIEEMRTLAPEQIEENDDWLIIKHVYVEYRLKPLNLFMQQAKPAEKAAAVIDYGYALKELASANIFPGDMLYKNFGMTRFGRVIFYDYDEIEYMTDCNFRAIPPAPNPEFEMSGEVWYPVHKGDVFPEEFGPFLLGEPDVKQVFLQHHKDLLTPEFWQGKKALLEQGLFDDFYPYPQSVRFTPDKVAKGLMDHTDV from the coding sequence TTCGAAGAGCGCAACTGGCGCGGCATTCAGGATTTGGTGGCCACACGTATCCAGATGTACGATCAGCGGGTTTCCGAGGCAGTAGACACACTGCGCCGCGAACATGCCGCCAATGCGCTGAGCGATGAAGTATGGGCGGCGGCCAAAACCGAATATATTGCGCTTTTAGTGAACCACAAACAGCCCGAATTGGCAGAAACTTTTTTCAATTCCGTATCTACCCGCCTGCTTTCAAAAGAGTATTACAACAATCAATTCATCTTTGTAAAACCGGCCACCAGCACAGAATATATCGACTCGGACCCGCCCACTTTCAGCTCGTTTTACCCCAGCAAACAAGGCCTGCGTGGTTGTATGCGCGATATCCTCTTTCATTTCGGCTGGAATGTTCCGTTTGCCCATATCGGCAAAGACATCAGCAATATTTTGCGGGCTGCCAAACGACACTTCCAAACCGATTGGCCGCCCGAAGAAATGAACCTGCATGTTCAGGTGCTGAACTCACCTTTTTACCGGAATAAGGGCGCATACATTTTCGGGCAGATTATCAACGGCAGCGTCCGCCATCCCTTTGCACTGGCTGTTCTGCACAACGCTAACGGCAAGCTGATTGTCGATACAGCACTTTTCGACCCCAAACAAATTGCCGTTTTATTCTCATTTGCACGAGCCTATTTCTTAGTCGATATGCCCGTACCCAGCGGATATGTACGCTTTTTGCACAATATGCTTCCAGTCCGTTCCATAGGCGATCTTTATACCATGGTGGGTCTGCATAAGCAGGGAAAAAATATCTGGTGGCGCGAATTTACCCAACACCTCCAATACTCCCACGACCAATTTATCCTCGCTCCCGGCGTAAAAGGTTTGGTAATGACGGTGTTCACCCTACCTTCTTTTCCCTACGTTTTCAAAGTTATCAAAGATAAGTTCGGCCCCAATAAAGACTTCGACCGCGAATATGTGCGGCAAAAATATCTTTTGGTGAAAAAACATGACCGCGTCGGGCGGATGACGGATATTTTGGAGTTTTCCAATGTACCGCTGCCCAAAAACCGTTGCAGTGAAGAATTTATTGAGGAAATGCGCACACTGGCGCCCGAACAAATCGAAGAAAACGACGACTGGCTGATTATCAAACACGTGTATGTCGAGTATCGTTTGAAACCGCTCAACCTCTTTATGCAGCAGGCAAAACCCGCTGAAAAAGCCGCTGCCGTCATCGATTACGGCTACGCCCTCAAAGAGTTGGCCTCTGCCAACATCTTCCCCGGCGATATGCTGTATAAAAACTTCGGCATGACCCGTTTCGGGCGCGTGATTTTCTATGATTACGACGAAATCGAATATATGACCGACTGCAACTTCCGCGCCATCCCGCCCGCCCCCAATCCCGAGTTCGAAATGTCGGGTGAGGTTTGGTATCCGGTCCACAAAGGAGACGTTTTTCCCGAAGAGTTCGGCCCGTTTCTACTAGGCGAACCTGATGTGAAGCAAGTGTTCCTGCAACACCACAAAGACCTGCTCACACCTGAATTCTGGCAAGGGAAAAAAGCCTTGCTCGAACAAGGCCTGTTTGACGATTTCTATCCCTACCCTCAATCGGTACGCTTTACACCCGATAAAGTCGCCAAAGGGCTGATGGATCATACCGACGTGTAA
- the tal gene encoding transaldolase, with product MTILSDVKALGQQIWLDNLSRSLIQSGELAKMLQQGVCGVTSNPAIFQKAFAGDALYKDEITALKEQSLNPKQRYETLAVADVQAACDVCLPEFESSGGKTGFVSLEVSPDLAHDAAGTVAEAKRLHAEINRKNVMIKVPATDAGIEALEQLVSDGLSINLTLLFSRKQTLKAYAAYQRGIEKRLSAGLPTKHIQVVASFFISRIDNALDTTLPSHLQGKVAIALAKAAYLDWQNFFSQEFFANENVNRVQLLWASTGVKNPSYPDTLYVDNLIGRETVNTVPDATLKAFIDHGVATNTLTANTKEALAHLAEVEALGIDVEALASRLQEDGLQQFNDAFAKLLEPLS from the coding sequence ATGACCATTTTATCCGACGTTAAAGCTTTAGGACAGCAAATCTGGCTGGACAACCTGTCACGCTCGCTGATACAAAGCGGCGAATTGGCAAAAATGTTGCAACAAGGTGTATGCGGCGTAACATCAAACCCCGCTATTTTCCAGAAAGCTTTTGCTGGCGATGCATTATACAAAGATGAAATCACCGCTTTAAAAGAACAAAGTCTTAACCCGAAACAACGATATGAAACACTGGCCGTTGCCGATGTACAAGCCGCTTGCGACGTATGCCTGCCGGAATTCGAATCAAGCGGCGGCAAAACCGGTTTTGTAAGCTTAGAAGTATCTCCGGATTTGGCACACGATGCCGCAGGTACGGTTGCCGAAGCCAAGCGTTTACATGCAGAAATCAATCGCAAAAACGTTATGATCAAAGTACCTGCCACAGATGCAGGCATCGAAGCACTGGAACAATTGGTTTCAGACGGCCTCAGCATTAACCTTACACTGTTATTCTCACGCAAACAAACACTAAAAGCTTATGCTGCCTATCAACGTGGTATTGAAAAACGCTTATCAGCCGGTTTACCGACCAAGCACATACAAGTTGTGGCCAGTTTCTTCATTTCACGCATTGATAATGCTCTGGATACGACACTTCCTAGCCACTTACAAGGGAAAGTCGCCATTGCTTTAGCAAAAGCCGCTTATCTTGACTGGCAGAACTTCTTCAGCCAAGAATTTTTTGCTAACGAAAATGTAAACCGTGTCCAATTACTTTGGGCCTCTACCGGCGTAAAAAACCCTTCATATCCAGATACTCTCTATGTAGACAACCTGATTGGCCGAGAAACAGTTAATACCGTACCGGATGCTACATTAAAAGCTTTTATAGATCATGGCGTAGCAACTAATACATTAACAGCCAATACTAAAGAAGCATTGGCACACTTAGCTGAAGTGGAAGCTCTCGGGATTGATGTAGAAGCGCTGGCTTCACGCTTACAAGAAGACGGCTTACAACAATTCAACGATGCATTTGCCAAATTGCTTGAGCCGTTAAGCTAA
- the lptB gene encoding LPS export ABC transporter ATP-binding protein, whose product MNATHSRLHVANLQKAFKKRQVVKNFSLDIESGEVVGLLGPNGAGKTTSFYMIVGLIAADAGTVQLDGREIRHLPIHERARLGLGYLPQEASIFRKMTVEQNIRAILEISLSDKSKIDSELNRLLADLNIERLRESPAPSLSGGERRRVEIARVLAMQPRFILLDEPFAGVDPIAVLDIQKIIEFLKARGIGVLITDHNVRETLRICDRAYIISEGTVLASGEPDELVNNEQVRAVYLGENFDY is encoded by the coding sequence ATGAATGCTACGCACAGCCGCTTACATGTCGCAAATTTACAGAAAGCGTTTAAAAAGCGCCAAGTAGTGAAAAACTTTTCATTGGATATTGAAAGCGGCGAAGTTGTAGGCTTGCTTGGGCCGAACGGGGCAGGTAAAACCACCAGCTTTTATATGATTGTCGGCTTGATTGCCGCGGATGCCGGTACGGTACAGCTCGATGGGCGGGAAATACGTCATCTGCCGATTCACGAACGCGCGCGGTTGGGTTTGGGTTACCTGCCCCAAGAGGCGTCTATTTTCAGAAAAATGACGGTAGAGCAAAATATCCGGGCGATCTTGGAAATCAGCTTGTCGGATAAGTCGAAAATCGACAGCGAATTAAACCGTTTGTTGGCCGATTTAAATATCGAGCGTTTGAGGGAAAGCCCTGCACCTTCTCTTTCTGGAGGAGAGCGCCGTCGCGTGGAAATCGCCCGTGTATTGGCTATGCAGCCGCGATTTATTTTGCTAGACGAACCCTTTGCGGGTGTAGATCCGATTGCCGTGCTGGATATTCAAAAAATCATTGAGTTTTTAAAGGCACGGGGTATCGGTGTATTGATTACCGACCATAATGTACGGGAAACCCTACGCATCTGTGATCGTGCTTATATTATCAGTGAAGGTACCGTATTAGCCTCAGGCGAACCTGATGAGTTGGTCAATAACGAGCAGGTACGCGCCGTTTATCTTGGTGAAAATTTCGATTATTAA
- the hpf gene encoding ribosome hibernation-promoting factor, HPF/YfiA family: MNLKITGLNFDVTEAIKNHVAGKLERINRHAENVISVTVTLSVEKVNNKAEADVHLAGKNLHVEAVESDMYAAVDVLMDKLDRAILKHKEKRNDVRSAPVPAAEE; encoded by the coding sequence ATGAACCTGAAAATTACCGGTCTGAATTTCGATGTTACCGAAGCTATTAAGAATCACGTTGCCGGTAAACTTGAGCGGATTAACCGCCATGCGGAAAATGTGATTTCGGTGACCGTCACCCTTTCGGTGGAGAAAGTTAACAATAAGGCAGAGGCTGATGTACATTTGGCCGGTAAAAATTTGCATGTCGAAGCTGTTGAATCAGATATGTATGCGGCGGTAGATGTATTGATGGACAAACTTGACCGCGCCATTTTGAAGCATAAGGAAAAACGCAATGATGTGCGCTCGGCTCCGGTTCCGGCTGCCGAAGAATAA
- the prmA gene encoding 50S ribosomal protein L11 methyltransferase yields MAYQQTTIAVNDHIAEPLSDALMEHGALSAAIEDAYAGTANEQAIFGEPGMPTEQIWQQSKVIVLFEEQADVDPIIAAAAQQCGINIPVYETELLPEQDWVRLTQSQFDPIKISDRLWITPSWHEVPDAQAVNLQLDPGLAFGTGSHPTTHLCLQWLDNNLKGGESILDYGCGSGILAIAALKLGAGSATGVDIDEQAIRASNDNAAQNDVSAHFYLPDALPQGQFDVVVANILANPLRMLGEMLAGRTKQGGRIVLSGILEEQVEEMSGIYGQWFDLAPAQIDNGWACLSGTKR; encoded by the coding sequence ATGGCCTACCAACAAACCACCATTGCCGTCAACGATCATATCGCGGAGCCTCTCTCAGACGCACTTATGGAACACGGTGCCCTTTCAGCCGCCATTGAAGACGCCTATGCCGGAACCGCCAACGAACAAGCTATTTTCGGCGAGCCCGGCATGCCGACCGAGCAAATCTGGCAGCAAAGCAAAGTGATCGTATTATTTGAAGAACAAGCCGATGTTGATCCGATTATCGCTGCGGCGGCACAACAATGCGGAATCAACATCCCCGTTTATGAAACCGAACTTCTGCCCGAGCAAGATTGGGTTCGCCTTACGCAATCACAATTCGACCCGATTAAAATTTCCGACCGCCTATGGATTACTCCCTCATGGCACGAAGTACCGGATGCCCAAGCAGTCAACCTCCAACTTGATCCCGGGTTGGCATTCGGCACCGGCAGCCACCCGACTACACATTTGTGTCTTCAATGGCTGGATAACAATTTAAAAGGCGGAGAAAGCATACTGGACTATGGTTGCGGATCAGGGATTTTGGCCATTGCCGCACTCAAACTCGGCGCCGGCAGTGCTACTGGCGTAGATATTGACGAACAAGCCATCCGCGCCAGTAACGACAATGCCGCCCAAAACGATGTCAGCGCCCATTTCTATCTTCCGGATGCTTTACCACAGGGCCAATTCGATGTAGTCGTTGCCAATATTCTGGCCAATCCGTTGCGCATGCTCGGTGAAATGCTGGCTGGCCGTACCAAACAAGGCGGCCGTATCGTTTTATCCGGTATTCTCGAAGAACAAGTAGAGGAAATGAGCGGCATCTACGGCCAGTGGTTCGACTTGGCGCCTGCTCAAATCGATAACGGTTGGGCATGTTTAAGCGGCACCAAACGCTAG
- the lptA gene encoding lipopolysaccharide transport periplasmic protein LptA, producing the protein MTRKILKSAAWAVFLAAAPVAFALESDRNQPIEIEADQGSLDQANQVTTFSGNVIIKQGSLNIRAGSVKVSRDAKGQQLMAATGNPVRFGQTLDGNKGRVEGQANNVEYSSATGIVKLTGNAKVQRGGDRAEGASIVYNTRTEVYTVSGSKVASGKGGKRVTVVIQPNK; encoded by the coding sequence ATGACCCGAAAAATCCTTAAAAGCGCGGCATGGGCCGTATTTTTGGCTGCTGCGCCTGTCGCTTTCGCATTGGAAAGCGATCGTAATCAACCAATTGAAATCGAAGCAGACCAAGGCTCGCTTGATCAGGCTAACCAAGTAACCACTTTCAGTGGGAATGTTATTATCAAACAAGGTTCGCTCAATATCCGTGCCGGAAGCGTAAAAGTTTCGCGCGATGCGAAAGGGCAGCAGCTAATGGCGGCAACGGGCAATCCTGTCCGTTTCGGGCAAACGCTGGATGGTAATAAAGGCCGTGTCGAAGGGCAGGCCAATAATGTCGAATATTCTTCGGCAACAGGCATCGTGAAGTTGACCGGTAATGCCAAAGTTCAACGTGGCGGAGACAGGGCGGAGGGGGCCAGCATCGTTTATAATACCCGCACGGAAGTTTATACCGTTAGCGGCAGCAAGGTTGCCTCCGGTAAAGGCGGTAAGCGGGTAACCGTAGTTATCCAGCCTAATAAATAA
- a CDS encoding KdsC family phosphatase codes for MNLSPELETRAKAVKLLIMDVDGVLTDGHIYIRDNGEEIKSFHTLDGHGLKMLQNSGVRTAIITGRDAPSVGLRVKQLGINYYYKGIHDKKAAYADLRAQAGVEEHECAFIGDDVVDLPVMVRCGLPVAVPEAHDFTLRHAVYITKKQAGRGAVRELCDLIMLAQGTLQPALEEYIK; via the coding sequence ATGAACCTTTCTCCCGAATTGGAAACAAGAGCCAAAGCCGTTAAGCTACTGATTATGGATGTGGATGGCGTGTTGACCGATGGTCATATCTATATCCGTGATAACGGTGAAGAGATTAAGTCGTTTCACACTTTGGATGGGCACGGTTTGAAAATGTTACAGAATAGCGGTGTCAGAACGGCGATTATTACCGGCAGAGATGCGCCGTCTGTCGGCTTGCGTGTTAAGCAATTAGGTATTAACTATTATTATAAAGGCATACACGATAAAAAAGCGGCCTATGCTGATTTGCGCGCCCAAGCAGGAGTAGAGGAGCATGAGTGTGCTTTTATCGGTGATGATGTGGTTGATTTGCCTGTTATGGTACGCTGCGGTTTGCCGGTTGCCGTACCTGAAGCACATGATTTTACTTTGCGGCATGCGGTTTATATAACGAAGAAGCAGGCAGGAAGAGGTGCGGTACGCGAATTGTGTGATTTGATTATGCTGGCACAGGGAACATTGCAGCCTGCACTGGAAGAGTACATTAAATGA
- a CDS encoding KpsF/GutQ family sugar-phosphate isomerase has product MKNQAVQYLDWARQVLQTEIQALQEVTADLDDNFSQAVEVIKNCPGRIVVMGIGKSGHIGRKIAATLASTGTPAFFVHPAEAAHGDLGMVVDGDVVLALSNSGESDEVTAILPAIKRKEVKLVCITGKPHSTMGRYADIHITCAVSAEACPLGLAPTSSSTAMLALGDALAVALLRAREFTLDDFALSHPAGSLGKRLLLRVRDIMHTGEALPFVLEGTSLKNGIIRMSATGLGMLAIVDLENRIKGIFTDGDLRRLFQQRDDFTGLYMDEVMHLSPQTISADQLATEALKQMQQTKVSGLLVVDEEKRLVGALNMHDLLKARII; this is encoded by the coding sequence ATGAAAAATCAGGCTGTACAATATTTGGATTGGGCACGTCAGGTATTGCAGACGGAAATACAAGCCTTGCAAGAAGTTACGGCAGACTTGGATGATAATTTTTCACAAGCCGTCGAGGTCATTAAAAATTGCCCAGGGCGTATTGTGGTGATGGGTATCGGCAAATCCGGACATATCGGCCGAAAAATTGCGGCAACGTTGGCTTCGACGGGTACGCCTGCATTTTTTGTACATCCCGCAGAAGCTGCGCACGGTGATTTGGGAATGGTGGTGGACGGAGATGTGGTTTTGGCTCTTTCGAATTCCGGGGAGAGTGATGAGGTAACCGCCATTTTACCCGCTATTAAACGTAAAGAGGTAAAACTGGTATGTATTACAGGGAAGCCGCATTCTACTATGGGGCGTTATGCCGATATCCATATTACTTGTGCCGTTTCCGCCGAAGCATGCCCGTTGGGCTTGGCTCCGACTTCCAGTTCGACGGCAATGTTGGCTTTAGGAGATGCTTTGGCGGTGGCCTTGCTGAGGGCTAGAGAATTTACACTGGACGATTTCGCTTTGAGCCACCCGGCCGGAAGTTTGGGTAAGCGCTTGCTCTTGAGGGTACGGGATATTATGCATACAGGTGAAGCCTTACCCTTTGTGTTAGAGGGCACTTCTTTAAAAAACGGCATTATCCGTATGAGTGCTACAGGATTGGGGATGCTGGCCATTGTAGATCTGGAAAACCGTATCAAAGGTATCTTTACCGACGGCGATTTGCGCCGTTTGTTTCAGCAACGTGATGATTTTACCGGTTTGTATATGGATGAAGTTATGCATTTGAGCCCGCAAACCATTTCTGCCGATCAGTTGGCGACAGAAGCCTTGAAGCAGATGCAGCAAACCAAAGTAAGCGGCTTGTTGGTTGTTGATGAGGAGAAAAGGTTGGTGGGTGCGTTGAATATGCATGATTTGCTGAAGGCACGTATTATATAA
- the rpoN gene encoding RNA polymerase factor sigma-54, whose protein sequence is MSSQTFRLKLKQTQQLNQNLQQSLRILQLSGLELEREVDDWLQDNPLLERVEADFQSEPERVSAAPARTNQIGGEEAEDVWATIADEDNFHEYLHKQVSEHPLSAEEAAKVHFLIDFLDEQGYLTDSLTDIIEHTPLEWMSDEEDIQHALDCLQQFDPAGVGASGLAESLLLQLQRLPASSARQCAARITLEYLDDLGGSRQQNVIKLKRELPDDADTIHQALDIIGSLNPFPAYGFSGGEPAGYVQPDVWVKETAEGWTVGSNEQAWPQVRVNQEFYDLLKSSHDVDPVWKEKITEARQKIESLAHRKSTVLRLAEYIVERQADFFIFGEIGLTPMLLKDAAVDLGVAESTVSRAVNHKYLACPRGVFALRYFFTQAVDAGEDNEGTSQSAVKAMLAQLVESENKYKPYSDQALCKMLSQQGIEIARRTVAKYRESMNIAPAHQRKLAR, encoded by the coding sequence ATGAGCAGCCAGACTTTCCGCCTAAAACTGAAACAAACCCAGCAGCTGAACCAAAATTTACAGCAGTCTTTGCGTATTTTGCAGCTGTCGGGTTTGGAGTTGGAGCGGGAGGTGGATGATTGGTTGCAGGATAACCCCCTGCTTGAAAGGGTTGAGGCTGATTTCCAGTCTGAGCCCGAACGAGTTTCCGCTGCACCTGCCCGAACCAACCAAATCGGCGGCGAAGAGGCCGAAGATGTTTGGGCGACTATTGCCGATGAAGATAATTTCCACGAATACTTACACAAGCAAGTCAGCGAGCATCCCCTGAGTGCCGAAGAAGCGGCCAAAGTTCATTTTCTGATTGATTTTCTTGATGAACAAGGCTATTTGACAGATAGTCTTACCGATATTATCGAGCATACACCGCTAGAATGGATGTCGGATGAAGAAGATATCCAGCATGCTTTGGATTGTTTGCAGCAGTTTGATCCCGCAGGTGTTGGCGCTTCGGGTTTGGCTGAATCGTTGCTGTTGCAGTTGCAACGCTTGCCGGCTTCTTCCGCGCGCCAGTGCGCTGCACGGATCACTTTGGAGTATCTGGATGACTTGGGTGGGAGCCGGCAGCAGAATGTGATTAAATTAAAACGCGAGCTTCCGGATGATGCAGATACTATCCATCAGGCATTGGATATTATCGGTAGTCTTAATCCTTTTCCAGCTTACGGTTTTTCAGGAGGAGAACCTGCCGGTTATGTTCAACCCGATGTATGGGTTAAGGAAACTGCCGAGGGATGGACTGTTGGAAGTAACGAACAGGCATGGCCTCAAGTACGGGTTAATCAAGAATTTTACGACTTGCTGAAGAGCAGCCACGATGTGGATCCTGTGTGGAAAGAAAAAATTACCGAGGCACGCCAAAAAATCGAAAGCTTGGCACACCGTAAAAGTACGGTATTGCGTTTGGCGGAATATATTGTTGAACGGCAAGCCGATTTTTTTATTTTCGGTGAAATCGGGCTGACGCCGATGCTGTTGAAAGATGCCGCTGTCGATTTGGGTGTTGCAGAAAGTACGGTGTCCCGAGCTGTTAATCATAAATATTTGGCTTGCCCGCGCGGTGTGTTTGCGTTACGCTACTTCTTCACACAGGCAGTAGATGCAGGTGAGGACAACGAAGGAACCAGCCAAAGTGCAGTTAAAGCGATGCTGGCTCAATTGGTGGAGTCTGAAAATAAATATAAGCCTTATTCGGATCAAGCTTTATGTAAAATGTTGTCGCAGCAGGGGATTGAGATTGCACGGCGTACCGTTGCCAAATATCGCGAATCGATGAATATCGCTCCCGCCCACCAACGCAAGCTCGCACGGTAA